In Lysobacter luteus, a single window of DNA contains:
- a CDS encoding SDR family oxidoreductase, translating to MATRKSTPAVRKGAASKSTTAKSSGSASQGESTARKQREIQDNAEAKAKAKSGASGSKAKKQPVQAGARRQPANPMPAQHLEKPGNEHELELQPRYLAPDYKGSGKLDGMAAIVTGADSGIGRAVAVLFAREGCDVAVLHLSEHEDAEATRQAVEAEGARCIVIAGDVKDTRFCERAVKQAVKAFGRLDVLVNNAAFQQHAARPEDIGDAQWDETLRTNIGGYFRMVRAALPHMGEGGSIINTGSEVAIFGSAQLLDYSASKGAIHAFTMSLAANLLDRGIRVNAVAPGPVWTPLNPADRPAEKVAKFGKDSDMRRPAQPEEMSPAYVFLASPVCSGYINGVILPAMGGPRG from the coding sequence ATGGCAACCCGCAAGTCCACACCGGCCGTCCGCAAGGGCGCCGCCAGCAAGAGCACCACGGCCAAGAGCAGCGGCTCCGCCAGCCAGGGCGAATCCACCGCGCGCAAACAACGCGAGATCCAGGACAACGCCGAGGCAAAGGCCAAGGCGAAGTCCGGCGCGTCGGGCAGCAAGGCCAAGAAGCAGCCGGTGCAGGCAGGCGCGCGTCGGCAGCCGGCCAACCCGATGCCGGCCCAGCACCTGGAAAAGCCCGGCAACGAACACGAGCTCGAGTTGCAGCCGCGCTACCTCGCACCCGACTACAAGGGCAGTGGCAAGCTCGATGGCATGGCCGCCATCGTCACCGGCGCCGATTCCGGCATCGGCCGTGCGGTGGCGGTGCTGTTTGCGCGCGAGGGCTGCGACGTCGCGGTGCTGCACCTGTCCGAGCACGAGGACGCCGAGGCCACGCGCCAGGCGGTGGAAGCGGAGGGCGCGCGCTGCATCGTCATCGCCGGCGACGTCAAGGACACCCGCTTCTGCGAGAGGGCCGTCAAGCAGGCGGTCAAGGCGTTCGGCCGGCTCGACGTGCTGGTCAACAACGCCGCGTTCCAGCAGCACGCCGCGCGGCCCGAGGACATCGGCGACGCGCAGTGGGACGAGACCCTTCGGACCAACATCGGCGGCTACTTCCGGATGGTGCGCGCGGCGCTGCCGCACATGGGCGAGGGCGGCAGCATCATCAACACCGGCTCGGAGGTCGCCATCTTCGGCAGCGCGCAGCTGCTCGACTACTCGGCGAGCAAGGGTGCGATCCACGCGTTCACGATGTCGCTGGCGGCCAACCTTCTCGACCGCGGCATCCGGGTCAACGCGGTCGCGCCGGGTCCGGTGTGGACGCCGCTCAACCCGGCCGACCGCCCGGCGGAGAAGGTCGCGAAGTTCGGCAAGGACAGCGACATGCGTCGCCCCGCGCAGCCCGAGGAAATGTCGCCGGCCTACGTGTTCCTCGCATCGCCGGTGTGCTCGGGCTACATCAACGGCGTGATCCTGCCGGCGATGGGCGGACCGCGCGGGTGA
- a CDS encoding translocation/assembly module TamB domain-containing protein encodes MAPRWRFGFRRRQGGEPTPEEREAHIAELRRKRQARLRYLTLRAVLVAGALGLVLVVGLYWLLTTVGGREFLLAQIVQRLPGNATLTWESAEGPASGPLTLHDVRFTYEAIEFTAHRVHLDPAISPLLGRRLRLDALQVEQATLDLPFSEEPFELPRWPDSLPQIAPPLALEAGNIRIDGLAVTREGAPVIDIARLRGGLVADAGCLHVEALEVDSDRGRFTVHGDYVPREDYRTDLVATAVLPAGSATTPARLGFVARGDLSRMDVAIAGRAPGPLQATLVLRGNTAPQAVKGLGEVVTAPGIGRPGWQLRADAEALDIGLLADPGATPSEAPMALQLRADGIGGRATVSGMVRQGTFEARVQESRVQVEDQVLQLDPLHLQVFDGDLRVRGRADFNDPADATFRFAANARDLRWGGTAATGAPPSPLIEADGDFGLAGTLQAWALVGRATLQRAGEQATLQLDGRGNSERMRLQSLAVAMPTGTLDATGTVGWAPSLAWDVDARLAGFDPGYFASGWDGAVNGDIATTGRTRADGGLDVAVDVPDLGGRLRGRALDGRGQFAMHGAAPAGGTTRYEGELALALGGSRIEAQGEVGDRLDIDARFAPLQLADLLPDGAGILHGEVHLDGPRTAPDVRARLDGSGLRYGDWTAASLQVDGQLPWTGGGGVLDIDATGLDLGIALDRLQVDARGAVEDLQLQANASGDIGTLALAGDLARNGARWAGTLASLQLQPARGASWQLRAPAAYGWSTAGGALAARLDDACLASSAGGALCVDADWPRNGLAVSGQGLPLSLVAGYLPEPEAGRPWVLSGELALDAQLRPVGNGWSGQARLSSARGGLRTSERARTELVRYDDLLLTANFRPQGIEAELGAVLNDDGRIDARLATGWDAYSPLDGRLSLDTDELTWLELFSPDIVEPTGRLEARLSLGGTRDTPRLGGQAQLAGFSTEVPALAITLHNGTLRLDAAPDGSARIAGSVRSSSAAGNPDSGVLHIDGTLDWQGGDAPLQLDLRGTDVLVSDTRELRAIASPDLRVSYRAGQALELTGEVVVPEARIDLEGLDQGVSASPDVVVLDPVDPEAEPGAPLAMDLLVILGEDVRIDGFGLEGGLDGRVRILARPGRQMLARGSLDVSGEYTAYGQDLRIARGRLNWSDDPIADPFINLRAERVVGEVTAGVDVGGRASAPEAEVWANPATSQSEALAYLTLGRPLSSLTGSERGDVNAASAALTAGGSLLASQLGARIGLDDAGVMQSRALGGSVFGIGKQLSPRLYVSYGVSLLGTGQVLVLKYLLGRGFDIEIESSTLENRGSLNWRREK; translated from the coding sequence ATGGCGCCGCGCTGGAGGTTCGGCTTCCGCCGCCGCCAAGGCGGCGAGCCGACGCCCGAGGAGCGCGAGGCCCACATCGCCGAGTTGCGCCGCAAGCGGCAGGCCCGCCTGCGCTACCTCACCCTGCGCGCGGTACTGGTGGCCGGCGCGCTGGGGCTGGTGCTGGTGGTTGGCCTGTACTGGCTGCTCACCACCGTCGGCGGGCGCGAGTTCCTGCTCGCGCAGATCGTCCAGCGCCTGCCCGGGAACGCGACCCTGACCTGGGAAAGCGCCGAGGGTCCGGCGTCGGGCCCGCTGACGCTGCATGACGTGCGCTTCACCTACGAGGCGATCGAGTTCACCGCACACCGCGTGCACTTGGACCCGGCAATCAGCCCGCTGCTCGGCCGCCGGCTGCGGCTGGATGCGCTGCAGGTCGAACAGGCGACGCTCGACCTGCCGTTCAGCGAGGAGCCGTTCGAGCTGCCGCGCTGGCCCGACTCCCTGCCGCAGATCGCGCCGCCGCTGGCGCTTGAGGCCGGTAACATCCGCATCGACGGGTTGGCGGTGACGCGCGAAGGCGCACCGGTGATCGACATCGCCCGCCTGCGCGGCGGCCTCGTGGCCGACGCCGGGTGCCTGCACGTGGAAGCGCTGGAAGTGGACAGCGACCGCGGCCGCTTCACCGTGCACGGTGACTACGTGCCGCGCGAGGACTACCGCACCGACCTGGTCGCAACCGCGGTGCTGCCGGCGGGGTCGGCGACGACGCCGGCGCGGCTGGGCTTCGTCGCCCGCGGCGACCTGTCGCGGATGGACGTGGCGATCGCCGGGCGTGCGCCGGGTCCGCTGCAGGCGACGCTGGTGCTGCGCGGCAACACCGCGCCGCAGGCTGTCAAAGGGCTGGGCGAGGTCGTGACCGCACCGGGCATCGGCCGGCCGGGCTGGCAGTTGCGCGCGGATGCCGAAGCGCTGGATATCGGCCTGCTGGCCGACCCGGGTGCGACGCCGAGCGAAGCCCCGATGGCGCTGCAGCTGCGCGCCGACGGCATCGGTGGCCGCGCGACCGTCAGCGGAATGGTCCGCCAGGGCACGTTCGAGGCGCGCGTGCAGGAGTCGCGCGTGCAGGTCGAGGACCAGGTCCTGCAGCTGGACCCGCTGCACCTGCAGGTGTTCGACGGCGACCTGCGGGTGCGCGGCCGCGCCGACTTCAACGATCCCGCCGACGCCACGTTCCGCTTCGCCGCCAACGCGCGCGACCTGCGCTGGGGTGGCACGGCCGCCACCGGTGCACCACCGTCGCCGCTGATCGAGGCCGACGGGGACTTCGGCCTGGCCGGCACGCTGCAGGCGTGGGCGCTGGTGGGCCGCGCCACGCTGCAACGGGCCGGCGAGCAGGCGACGCTGCAGCTGGACGGCCGCGGCAACAGCGAGCGCATGCGGCTGCAGTCGCTCGCCGTGGCGATGCCGACCGGCACGCTCGACGCGACCGGCACCGTCGGCTGGGCGCCGTCGCTGGCGTGGGACGTCGATGCGCGACTGGCCGGCTTCGACCCGGGCTATTTCGCCAGCGGCTGGGATGGCGCGGTCAACGGCGATATCGCGACCACCGGACGCACCCGCGCCGACGGCGGCCTGGACGTCGCGGTCGACGTACCCGACCTCGGCGGCCGACTGCGCGGGCGCGCACTCGACGGTCGCGGCCAGTTCGCGATGCATGGCGCGGCGCCGGCCGGGGGCACGACCCGCTACGAGGGCGAGCTTGCGCTGGCGTTGGGCGGCAGCCGGATCGAGGCGCAGGGTGAGGTCGGCGACCGGCTCGACATCGATGCGCGGTTCGCGCCGCTGCAACTGGCCGACCTGCTGCCCGACGGTGCCGGCATCCTGCACGGCGAGGTCCACCTGGACGGCCCGCGCACCGCCCCCGATGTCCGCGCGCGGCTGGACGGATCCGGCCTGCGCTATGGCGACTGGACGGCCGCGTCGCTGCAGGTGGACGGGCAATTGCCGTGGACGGGCGGCGGTGGTGTGCTCGACATCGACGCGACCGGGCTCGACCTGGGCATCGCGCTCGACCGCCTGCAGGTCGATGCGCGCGGTGCGGTGGAGGACCTGCAACTGCAGGCCAACGCGAGCGGCGACATCGGCACCCTGGCACTGGCCGGCGACCTCGCCCGCAACGGCGCGCGCTGGGCCGGCACGCTGGCCTCGCTGCAACTGCAACCGGCCCGTGGCGCCAGCTGGCAGTTGCGCGCGCCCGCCGCGTACGGCTGGAGCACCGCCGGCGGCGCGCTCGCGGCGCGGCTGGACGACGCCTGCCTGGCCTCCAGCGCGGGCGGCGCGCTCTGCGTCGACGCCGACTGGCCACGCAACGGGCTGGCGGTCAGCGGCCAGGGACTGCCGCTGTCGCTGGTGGCCGGCTACCTGCCCGAGCCGGAAGCCGGGCGCCCATGGGTGTTGAGCGGCGAACTCGCGCTCGACGCGCAACTGCGCCCGGTCGGCAATGGCTGGAGCGGGCAGGCGCGGCTGTCGTCGGCCCGCGGCGGGCTCCGCACCAGCGAGCGCGCCCGTACCGAGCTGGTCCGATACGACGACCTGCTACTCACCGCCAACTTCCGGCCCCAAGGCATCGAGGCCGAACTGGGCGCCGTACTCAACGACGACGGCCGCATCGACGCGCGGCTGGCCACCGGCTGGGATGCCTACTCCCCGCTCGACGGCCGGCTTTCGCTCGACACCGACGAGCTGACCTGGCTGGAGCTGTTCTCGCCCGACATCGTCGAACCGACCGGCCGGCTCGAGGCGCGGCTGTCGCTCGGTGGCACCCGCGACACGCCGAGGCTGGGCGGGCAGGCGCAGCTGGCCGGCTTCAGCACCGAGGTCCCGGCGCTGGCGATCACCCTGCACAACGGCACGCTGCGCCTGGACGCGGCGCCCGATGGCAGCGCGCGCATCGCCGGCAGCGTGCGGTCGTCGTCGGCCGCCGGCAATCCGGACAGCGGCGTGCTGCACATCGACGGAACGCTCGACTGGCAGGGCGGCGACGCACCGCTGCAACTCGACCTGCGCGGCACCGACGTACTGGTGTCCGACACCCGCGAGCTGCGCGCGATTGCCAGCCCCGACCTGCGCGTCAGCTACCGCGCCGGGCAGGCACTGGAACTCACCGGGGAGGTCGTCGTGCCCGAGGCGCGGATCGACCTGGAGGGCCTCGACCAGGGCGTGTCTGCGTCGCCGGACGTGGTCGTGCTGGACCCGGTCGACCCGGAGGCGGAACCCGGCGCGCCGCTGGCGATGGACCTGCTGGTGATCCTCGGCGAGGACGTGCGGATCGATGGCTTCGGGCTGGAGGGCGGGCTCGACGGGCGGGTGCGGATCCTCGCGCGGCCGGGCCGGCAGATGCTCGCCCGCGGCAGCCTCGACGTCAGCGGCGAGTACACCGCCTACGGCCAGGACCTGCGGATCGCCCGCGGCCGCCTGAACTGGTCCGACGACCCGATTGCCGACCCGTTCATCAACCTGCGCGCCGAGCGCGTGGTCGGCGAGGTCACCGCGGGCGTGGATGTCGGTGGCCGCGCCAGCGCGCCCGAGGCGGAGGTCTGGGCGAACCCGGCCACCTCCCAGTCCGAGGCGTTGGCCTACCTGACCCTGGGCCGTCCGCTGTCGAGCCTGACCGGCAGCGAGCGCGGCGACGTCAACGCCGCCAGTGCCGCGCTCACTGCCGGCGGCAGCTTGCTGGCCTCGCAACTGGGCGCACGGATCGGCCTCGACGACGCCGGGGTGATGCAGAGCCGCGCGCTTGGCGGCAGCGTGTTCGGCATCGGCAAGCAGCTGTCACCGCGGCTGTATGTCAGCTACGGCGTATCGCTGCTCGGCACCGGCCAGGTGCTGGTGCTGAAGTACCTGCTGGGCCGCGGGTTCGACATCGAGATCGAATCGAGCACGCTGGAGAACCGCGGCTCGCTCAACTGGCGGCGCGAAAAGTAG